A portion of the Haemorhous mexicanus isolate bHaeMex1 chromosome 3, bHaeMex1.pri, whole genome shotgun sequence genome contains these proteins:
- the LOC132325868 gene encoding taste receptor type 2 member 9-like produces the protein MEASLSSQRSNVTSYGVMALAIITLEVFAGLWINSFIICVLCIAWVKKKTLNSSEKILLLLGCSRFWYLCFSWIYVFVSDIFPYFLLVHPIFQLLQGSYSFCNFSNMWVSACLCVFYCIKIANFRNRFFIYLKVKIDRMVPWLLLGSVIFSLIFGILAYDNIDKAVCKSLNFSCQEGLWKATIGIEEHFFPLYFLTGFLSTTSFMVVIFAAVFLLFSLWRHKRTMQTNSMKDLSVDAHIRAMKSILTFLVMYSINFIFLILTLIYSMEYQNHFIVIYLGNLIQHAYPGVHSLILIFSNPKLEKTLLRIVSCVKCKLCMR, from the coding sequence ATGGAAGCTTCTCTCTCTTCACAGCGATCCAATGTCACTTCATATGGAGTCATGGCTTTGGCCATCATCACCCTGGAGGTGTTTGCAGGCTTGTGGATAAATTCTTTCATTATTTGTGTGCTTTGCATTGCCtgggtgaaaaagaaaaccctgaaCTCCAGTGAAAAgatcttgctgctgctgggatgttCCAGGTTTTGGTATTTGTGCTTCTCATGGATATATGTCTTTGTCTCAGatatttttccctatttcctTCTGGTTCATCCCATATTTCAACTACTTCAAGGTTCTTACAGCTTTTGTAATTTTTCCAACATGTGGGTTTCTGCCTGTCTTTGTGTTTTTTATTGTataaaaattgccaatttcagGAACAGGTTCTTTATTTACCTGAAAGTAAAAATTGACAGGATGGTGCCCTGGCTCTTGTTGGGGTCAGTGATTTTCTCCCTGATTTTTGGAATTCTTGCCTACGACAATATTGATAAAGCTGTCTGTAAAAGCCTCAATTTCTCCTGCCAAGAAGGACTTTGGAAAGCAACTATTGGAATAGAggaacattttttccctctttattttCTCACTGGTTTTTTATCTACCACTTCATTCATGGTAGTcatctttgctgctgttttccttctcttttctctctggagaCACAAGCGCACAATGCAGACAAACTCCATGAAGGACCTCAGCGTGGATGCCCACATCAGAGCCATGAAATCTATTCTTACCTTCTTAGTGATGTACAGCATCAACTTTATATTTTTGATCTTGACTCTAATTTATTCAATGGAGTACCAAAATCACTTTATTGTAATATATCTTGGTAACCTAATTCAGCATGCTTATCCAGGTGTTCATTCCCTTATTCTCATTTTCAGCAATCCCAAGCTGGAAAAGACACTGCTTAGGATTGTCTCCTGTGTGAAGTGCAAG